One stretch of Dokdonia sp. Hel_I_53 DNA includes these proteins:
- the atpB gene encoding F0F1 ATP synthase subunit A — MKVALKSITFLTLFVVLSIPLSSFAKTGPTIVEVEETASEGTKGDPVNTSSEVKEYIQHHLRDSHDFHLFSYFSDNGEEHHVGFPLPVMLWGENGFTAFMSSRFHHDDNGQVVVEENGGNFVKLHGKIYELNAGETAVQFDEDHHAINASKPFDLSITKSVLGILVIGLLMLLWFSGLARQYKNKQVPTGFGRVLEPLVIYVRDEIAKPNIGDQYRKFTGYLLTVFFFIWILNLVGLMPFGFNVTGQIAVTAALAVITLVIYVVSGNKHFWGHMLWMPGIPYVFRPFLGIIELVGTLIIKPFSLLVRLFANITAGHTVVMSLIAVGILLQDSLTAAGSTIVSLLLSGFIMLIELLVAFLQAYIFTTLSALFIGMAVADDHHDEELHDATGEEIEDTEVIRKNFT; from the coding sequence ATGAAGGTAGCATTAAAATCAATTACGTTTCTAACTCTATTTGTAGTTCTTTCTATTCCGTTGAGCAGCTTTGCTAAAACTGGACCTACGATTGTTGAGGTTGAAGAGACAGCTAGTGAAGGTACTAAAGGAGATCCTGTTAATACAAGCTCAGAGGTTAAAGAATATATACAGCATCACCTCAGAGATTCTCACGACTTTCATTTATTCTCTTATTTTTCTGATAATGGTGAAGAGCACCATGTAGGCTTTCCACTTCCTGTAATGTTATGGGGTGAAAATGGTTTTACCGCTTTTATGTCATCAAGATTTCATCATGACGACAATGGTCAAGTAGTGGTTGAAGAAAATGGAGGTAACTTCGTAAAACTTCATGGGAAAATATACGAGCTTAATGCAGGTGAAACCGCTGTTCAATTTGACGAAGATCACCATGCGATTAATGCATCAAAACCATTTGACTTATCTATAACTAAAAGTGTCTTAGGTATTCTTGTCATAGGTTTACTCATGTTATTGTGGTTTTCAGGTCTTGCAAGACAATATAAAAACAAGCAAGTACCAACAGGTTTTGGACGTGTTTTAGAGCCACTAGTTATCTATGTAAGAGATGAGATTGCAAAACCAAACATCGGTGATCAATACAGAAAGTTTACAGGATACCTTCTTACAGTGTTCTTTTTCATTTGGATTCTTAACCTTGTAGGTTTAATGCCTTTTGGTTTTAATGTTACTGGGCAAATTGCAGTAACTGCCGCTTTAGCGGTTATCACACTAGTTATTTACGTAGTTAGTGGTAACAAGCATTTTTGGGGCCATATGCTATGGATGCCAGGTATTCCTTATGTTTTTAGACCATTTTTAGGGATTATAGAACTTGTAGGAACTTTAATCATTAAACCATTTTCACTGCTTGTGCGTTTATTTGCAAATATCACAGCAGGGCACACGGTTGTGATGAGCCTTATTGCAGTAGGTATCTTATTACAAGATTCACTAACAGCTGCTGGTTCAACTATCGTATCATTACTATTATCAGGATTTATTATGCTTATTGAATTGCTAGTAGCATTTCTTCAGGCTTATATTTTTACAACATTATCTGCATTGTTCATTGGTATGGCGGTAGCAGATGATCATCATGATGAAGAGCTTCATGATGCAACGGGTGAAGAGATTGAGGATACAGAAGTTATCCGAAAAAACTTTACTTAA
- a CDS encoding F0F1 ATP synthase subunit B yields MEQLLENFSLDLFVKQTILFLLLIFLMVKFAWKPIMNALNEREEGIQGALDAAENAKLEMQNLQADNEKLLKEARAERELMLKEAREMKAKMIDDAKLEATQAADQMILQAQAAIEAERKSAIADLKGQVAALSVEIAEKVVKSELSNKEKQLELVDEMLGQATLN; encoded by the coding sequence ATGGAACAATTATTAGAAAATTTTTCACTTGACCTGTTTGTAAAGCAAACCATTCTTTTCTTATTGCTTATTTTCCTTATGGTAAAATTCGCTTGGAAACCTATTATGAATGCTCTCAATGAGCGTGAAGAGGGGATTCAAGGAGCACTAGATGCAGCAGAAAATGCAAAACTAGAAATGCAAAATCTGCAGGCAGATAACGAGAAGCTTTTAAAAGAAGCTAGAGCAGAGCGTGAGCTCATGCTTAAAGAAGCTCGCGAGATGAAAGCTAAAATGATTGATGACGCAAAATTAGAGGCAACTCAAGCTGCAGATCAAATGATCTTACAAGCACAAGCTGCTATAGAAGCAGAACGTAAAAGTGCTATCGCAGATTTAAAAGGTCAAGTAGCGGCTCTTTCTGTAGAGATTGCAGAAAAAGTGGTGAAGAGTGAACTGTCAAATAAAGAGAAGCAGCTAGAGCTCGTAGATGAGATGCTAGGTCAAGCAACGTTGAACTAA
- the atpH gene encoding ATP synthase F1 subunit delta, protein MSRAAIRYAKAVLDLAKDNGTVDVVLNDMKSVMATLEGSKELRNAINSPVIKADNKRDVLREVFAKQSNETLGLIDVLVDNSRAGLLGAVASSYISEYNKIHKIEAATVTTAVPLTPELETKVLAKVTELTGSTNVTLTNEIDESIIGGFILRVGDTQYNASIASQLGRLKREFSNSL, encoded by the coding sequence ATGAGTAGAGCAGCAATACGATATGCAAAAGCAGTACTAGATCTTGCAAAAGATAACGGAACGGTTGATGTAGTTTTAAATGATATGAAGTCTGTGATGGCCACTCTTGAAGGTAGTAAAGAGTTACGTAACGCTATTAATAGCCCTGTCATTAAAGCTGATAATAAACGTGACGTATTGCGTGAAGTTTTTGCAAAACAATCTAATGAGACACTTGGTCTTATCGATGTGTTAGTAGATAATAGTAGAGCAGGATTGTTAGGCGCAGTTGCTTCTAGTTATATTTCAGAATATAATAAGATACATAAAATTGAGGCAGCTACAGTTACGACTGCAGTACCACTCACACCTGAACTTGAGACAAAAGTACTGGCAAAAGTAACAGAACTTACAGGTAGTACAAATGTTACCCTTACAAATGAAATCGATGAGAGCATCATTGGAGGGTTTATATTGAGAGTAGGGGATACACAGTATAATGCTAGTATCGCTAGCCAATTAGGCAGATTAAAAAGAGAATTTTCGAATAGTTTATAA
- a CDS encoding polymer-forming cytoskeletal protein codes for MFSDNKKGKEPDLSNQQNRLSQGTKLVGDITSEGGFRIDGEVEGNITSPNKIVIGKTGVVTGTLVCNDADIEGRVEGKIEIKNLLSIKSTAQIEGEVITGKLAVEPSATFNASCVMKGSVKPLSKDGKGKKERSA; via the coding sequence ATGTTTTCAGATAATAAAAAAGGAAAAGAACCAGACCTTAGTAATCAACAAAATAGATTAAGCCAAGGAACTAAACTTGTAGGGGATATTACTTCAGAAGGAGGTTTTCGTATTGATGGTGAGGTAGAAGGAAATATCACATCGCCTAATAAAATCGTTATAGGAAAAACAGGTGTAGTAACTGGAACACTTGTTTGTAATGATGCAGATATAGAAGGAAGGGTAGAAGGTAAGATAGAAATTAAAAACCTATTATCAATAAAGTCTACTGCACAAATTGAGGGAGAAGTTATTACTGGAAAACTAGCTGTTGAGCCTAGCGCAACTTTTAATGCTTCCTGCGTAATGAAGGGTAGTGTAAAACCGCTTTCTAAAGATGGAAAAGGAAAAAAAGAACGTAGCGCTTAA
- the atpE gene encoding ATP synthase F0 subunit C, which yields MSLALVQEVAPMFPNLVGAGLVVIGGGIGLGKIGGAAMEGIARQPEAAGKIQTAMIIVAALLEGLAFGALILGA from the coding sequence ATGTCTTTAGCATTAGTACAAGAAGTAGCACCAATGTTCCCAAATTTAGTAGGAGCAGGTCTAGTAGTAATTGGAGGTGGTATCGGTCTTGGTAAGATTGGTGGAGCTGCAATGGAAGGAATTGCTCGTCAGCCTGAGGCTGCTGGTAAAATCCAGACTGCGATGATTATTGTTGCTGCACTTTTAGAAGGACTTGCATTTGGTGCTCTTATTTTAGGAGCTTAA
- a CDS encoding DUF6168 family protein codes for MIKNILLYIVAIAILFFLSYFSHMAFLDKAQNNTIFDLKSIYLFHSVGSLIIVIAAEILFTTSQSLKEQLGFIYLGTTAFKVLLFFIFFSNILFLSHSVSKSEKLSLMIPLAIFMSFEVIMVVKILNRSVKS; via the coding sequence TTGATTAAAAATATACTTCTTTACATTGTTGCCATAGCAATACTTTTTTTTCTATCGTATTTCTCACACATGGCATTTTTGGATAAAGCTCAAAATAATACCATTTTTGATTTAAAATCTATTTACCTTTTTCATTCTGTAGGTTCCTTAATAATTGTAATTGCTGCAGAAATTTTGTTTACAACATCTCAGTCACTTAAAGAGCAGCTGGGATTTATCTATTTAGGAACTACAGCTTTTAAAGTGCTATTATTTTTTATATTTTTCTCTAATATTCTTTTTCTAAGCCATTCTGTATCAAAAAGCGAGAAGTTATCACTTATGATTCCACTTGCGATATTTATGAGCTTTGAAGTTATTATGGTTGTTAAAATTTTAAATCGAAGTGTTAAAAGTTGA
- a CDS encoding AtpZ/AtpI family protein, translating into MEKEKKNVALKNWARFSTIALQMGVTIYLGSLLGKWLSVKFDVSWLDKVVTLLSVFVAIYLVIRSVISLNK; encoded by the coding sequence ATGGAAAAGGAAAAAAAGAACGTAGCGCTTAAAAATTGGGCACGATTCTCCACTATTGCTTTACAGATGGGGGTTACAATATATTTAGGAAGTCTTTTAGGAAAATGGTTGTCTGTAAAATTTGATGTAAGTTGGTTGGACAAAGTTGTAACTCTACTATCGGTTTTTGTAGCTATCTACTTAGTCATAAGGTCTGTTATATCGCTTAATAAATAA